The following nucleotide sequence is from Triticum dicoccoides isolate Atlit2015 ecotype Zavitan chromosome 7B, WEW_v2.0, whole genome shotgun sequence.
TGGTCGCGTGGGACGAAGTTTGTACACCCAAATGGGCAGGCGGTTTGGGACTTCCGAACCGTTTTTGGATGAATAAAGCACTTCGGGCACGATGGCCATGGCTTCAAAGGGTAGATAAGGAAAGGCCCTGGGCAGAATTCACTATCATGGTGCCACCTGACTCACAAGCCTTGGTACAAGCAGCTACTAGAACATCGATCGGCAACGGTCGGAACACACTCTTTTGGTAAGATAGATGGATTGACGGTTTTCGGGTAGCTGAACTGGCCCCGAGAATCTACAGCCAAGTACCAAAGAGGGTGCGATAGCTTAAGCTGGTGGCGGAGGCGATAGGCAATAACAGCTGGGCACATGATGTTGGCACTGACCTATCACTGGAGGCTATGGATGAGTTCCTAAATCTTTGGCCAAGGGTAGCGGAGGTGCAACTGATAGATGGGATGGATGACACGGTGAGGTGGACGTGGGAGCAGAATGGCGAGTTCTCGGCTCGTTCGGCGTATGCGGCGAGATTCATGGGGAGAGAGGTGTCCCCAACTGCTACGTTTACCTGGCAGACTAAGGCGCCAAGGCGATGCCGTTTTTTCTCCTGGCTGGCGATAAGGAACAGATGCTAGACTTCGGATAGGCTGGCTCGCCGCGGACTGCCCCATCAGGATTCATGCCCTTTGTGCAACCAACATGATGAGACCATGCAACACCTGATGTTGGATTGTGTATTCGCGAGGCAGATTTGGGCATTCATGGGCCGACTAACGAGGAGGGTGGACCTAGAGCCGAGGCAAAATGAGCAACTGCAACAATGGGCGATAAGGCAAGACGGGAGCTCAACCAATGGACGTGCCCATAAAGCCAAATGCCTCCTGGGGATGTGGATGATCTGGAAACAGAGGAATAATGTGGTCTTTAATGGGGAGAGGCCGTCCGTTCCGCAAACCATTCAACGCATTCAAGATGAAGGTAGATTATGGGCGAAGGCCGGAATGTTCAAAGGTGACACGGTAGGATTCGAAGTAGAGCAGGTAGCGCGGGACACTAGTGAGTAGTCCTTAGTAAATTTGGGGTGGTGTCGGACGAAGTCCGCATGTAAATATTGGTGTAATTGTGGACTCGTGGATTCGGGgttcttttccccttttttttaatgaatgatatgcacactcgtgcatattcgagaaaaacAACTTTCCCTTTCTTCCTCTTATATAAGCAAGATACTTCCTTCGGATGGGGATATAAGTCATGCATGGATTTTATGTGTTTGATTTCATTAACGAAAAATGGGCATGTCATCGAAGGTATTTTATAGATTTGTCTTCAAAAAAAGTTTCTAAGTATTATGTACATGTTTTGCTAGTTGAATTGACTACCTAAATAAATTCCTAGGTCAGACTAATATTCTCGTCCTCCAAAggaagtactacctccgtctcggtgaataagtcattcgcgtagttctaggtcgacgatttaactatctaaatatgtattatatgtgacaaaaaatatatatttaaaaaatacatccgtgtagaaatctagtaatatacttttcatgacatataacacacaTTGAAATCCTCAAattgatgacctagaactacgcgaatgacttattcacctagacggaggtagtagtaacaCCGCTGTTTAAATTAAATAGTACGTACAAAGTAACATGAGCATGCATATAGTGTCGTGCCGATCAATAACTTCTTTATCCCCATATCTATGCATGCATAAGTAGGAATCATGTAGAGTGTTGCTATACACAAGACAAGTTTATTGCCGACTAGTGCGGGATTGTACGTGGAGGCTAGCAGAGAGCCTGTAGGGAGGtggttatttcttttcttttcttttaataaCTGATGCTAGTGCTGTTGGACACGGATCATCATTCGTGGACCGTGTCCAAAGTGTCGTCCATGAATCAATTTCGAATCATGTATGGTTGTGAATAATGTTTAACATGACAAGGAAGGAAGATAGCAGACAAAGTTGGTGAAGCTGGATACTATGTCGTGGTCCCTGATTTCTTTAATGGGCAACCTTTAACGGGGGTACCAGGTGAAAACCTCACACAATGGCTCAGTGAACACTCTCCGGTAATATATTCCAATAATAACATTCCCTTGACTTCTTATTAAATATTTACATTGCTTTTCTCGACTATTAGTCTAATACACCTTGGAGTATACTATCATCAAAGTGGTAGGTTCCAAAAGAAACCGATatattttgttgaagttttgtagtGGTTCGGGCCGAAATAGATTTACTGTCAAGATAATTTTGCAAATGATATCTTATTTGCTTGGTTTACCTAACAGGTAAAAGCTGCTCAAGATGCCAAACCAATATTTGCGACCTTGAGAAAAGAGCGAAAATTTAGTCTTGGAGTTGGAGGATACTGTTGGGGTGGTCAGTGAAATCGATATAAATTATTGAAAGTAATCATAATACAGTCAACTTTAAATCTTTCATCATAGACTTAATCCGATAATCCTTTTGTTATGTTGCACTAACAGGAAAGTTCGCAGTGGAGATAGCGAAAATGAATGAGGTGAAGGCAATTGTCATCTCCCATCCTTACTCAGTCATTGTCGGCGATATGAGAGGTGCACTTTTATTTCTACTTATGAGGTTGTTAGTTTCAGTGTGACTCCCTCGTGTTCACATTTGAAGTTTATCTGGAACTCAGACGTCAAGTGTCCCATTGAAATCCTTGGAGGTGAAAATGACCCAACTACACCATCAAAGTTAATATATAAGTTCTTGAATGTCCTTCGTAAAAGAAGTGATAAGGTGAGTTAATTTTTATTTTGTTGACTCTTGAAGCCATTAACATAGTTATGCTATCACTGTTATTCCAAAGTAATATAGTTTTTTGAAGCAGAAGATCTATTTTTAGGATATCATAGTGTGTATAATTGCTACACATCTCACATGTTAATGTTACCGAAATGAAGAAATATAACTATTTTTATCGAATAAGGCCTCATATTTCCTGACATAGTTGTAGCTGGATTGATCTTGAAGTATGCAATTGCTCCCTATTTCCTCTGCTATCAAATTTACGTTTTTATAATGTACTGATAGTCGTGCTCAGTCTGGCTTTCAACTTTAATTTAGATTAGGATATGCTAATCAAATTATCACATTTTACAATAATTTTAATAAAAACATTGTTACTTTGTATCATGAGAAAGATTGACGCGGtaacatttcttcgacaagtaaatGAGAATGGAGGTACAACCATGGATGTGTAATTCTGAACTTTGTTGACTGGATTTGCTAGGTTTATGGAAAAAAGGGTAGGCCTATGAAAATGGTGTTAAGACAGCCTAAGACTTCAATACACCATCTCATAAGTGAATTCACATGACTGGTCAGAAGTTCTTTTTAACCCAAGTTCTACCTAGCCTCATATCATATTGCTTTGTTGCAGATACCTTACTTTGGGAAGATCTTTCCAGGAGTTGCCCATAGCTTTGCTTGTAGGTACAATATCACCAACCTGTTCGAAGTCAAAACCGCTGAACAAGCTCTTGCCCTAATGGTTGGATGGTTCGAGAAACACCTGAAATGAGAAATGCTAACCATAAAGGTCAGATTTATCCGACCTAGTTAGTTTCATATCCATGTAAAAGTTTCCAACACAATATTTATGTAATTGTATATCCATACAATCAATGTACATGCAGTGACCATGATTTGTGAGTCCTTTGTAACCTCCTTTGCATGTAATTTTTTCATGGAAGGTTTAGAGATTTCAACATCATATTAAGATATATAACATAAATCACTTTGACATTCTTTTCTTATATCAAGAATCTGCATAGACTTTATCGGGTGTCTTTTTCTTAACAGTTCTTGTATATATGAGTTGACTATACCTTCTAGAAAATACATCATAAAATTTTAAACCCATACTATCAATAATGGTTTGCATCATCGACTACTCCCCGGATAATATCAAGAGACGCCTTTCTAACTAGTCCTCTCTTTGTGGTTGAAAAAAGAGTATACAATTTTTTTCATATTGGTGGAAAAGTTGATCAAGTATATCAAACAAGCTCTACTACTAAAATATAAAATTTATTTTCATATTGAATCTATTTTGTATTCTAATTTTTGATAGTTTTAAATGAACTTGATCCAATTTTGTACCATTAATTTGACCTCAAACAAATTCGTTTATGTTCTTTCCAACGCACAATGGAGCTGTAAAGAAGATATAACC
It contains:
- the LOC119335635 gene encoding endo-1,3;1,4-beta-D-glucanase-like → MALEVLYPLFLCLAVLAGTAASAPPHSRCLDHPPDLTAARVESGKVVHDFAGYKAYVTGAIHSDRAVVLASDVFGRKIADKVGEAGYYVVVPDFFNGQPLTGVPGENLTQWLSEHSPVKAAQDAKPIFATLRKERKFSLGVGGYCWGGKFAVEIAKMNEVKAIVISHPYSVIVGDMRDVKCPIEILGGENDPTTPSKLIYKFLNVLRKRSDKIPYFGKIFPGVAHSFACRYNITNLFEVKTAEQALALMVGWFEKHLK